A window from Fusobacterium sp. encodes these proteins:
- a CDS encoding tripartite tricarboxylate transporter TctB family protein translates to MGKYDKILTIGLLILETFYFVLIKRLPENAAKYPMFVCILLIVLTIMLGIRSFTSKEKYRGKLFADLQLKQFLFIIIISAIYIFLIELLGFFVTTFIYLMVAMIGLKANIKLSAITSIAFCILIYLVFVAFLKVPVPSGFLI, encoded by the coding sequence ATGGGCAAATATGATAAAATATTGACAATAGGGTTGTTGATATTGGAAACATTTTATTTTGTTTTGATAAAAAGATTACCAGAAAATGCAGCTAAGTATCCAATGTTTGTATGTATATTGTTAATTGTTTTGACTATTATGTTAGGAATAAGAAGTTTTACATCTAAGGAAAAGTATAGAGGAAAACTTTTTGCAGATCTTCAATTGAAGCAATTCTTATTTATTATAATAATTTCTGCCATATATATTTTTTTAATAGAATTATTAGGTTTTTTTGTAACGACATTTATTTATTTAATGGTAGCAATGATAGGGCTGAAAGCAAATATTAAATTAAGTGCTATTACTAGTATAGCATTTTGTATTCTTATTTATTTGGTATTTGTAGCTTTCTTGAAAGTACCAGTACCTAGCGGATTTTTAATTTAG
- a CDS encoding tripartite tricarboxylate transporter substrate binding protein produces MRKGFKLFGVLLTTAILFGACGKEKETEATAKYPNKSVNVIVAYKAGGGTDVGARILISEAQKSFSQPFVIVNKPGADGEIGYTELLKAKPDGYTIGFINLPTFVSIPLQRKTNFKKEDAAAIMNHVFDPGVLAVKADSKWQTLEDFIEDAKANPDTLTVSNNGTGASNHIGAAHFAYEAGVKITHVPFGGSTDMIAALRGNHVDATVAKISEVGNLVKNNELRILATFTEKRLENFSDIPTLKEKGYNVLFGSARAIVAPKGTPDEIIKVLHDTFKTALEAPENIEKSNNSNLPLQYMSPEELTNYIDEQELYIKEIVPKLGI; encoded by the coding sequence ATGAGAAAAGGTTTTAAATTATTTGGAGTATTATTAACAACAGCAATTTTATTTGGAGCTTGTGGAAAAGAAAAAGAAACAGAAGCAACTGCAAAATATCCAAATAAGTCAGTAAATGTTATAGTTGCATATAAAGCAGGAGGAGGAACAGATGTAGGAGCACGTATTTTAATTTCAGAAGCTCAAAAATCATTTTCCCAACCTTTTGTTATAGTTAATAAACCAGGGGCAGATGGAGAAATTGGATACACAGAATTATTAAAAGCAAAACCTGATGGATATACAATTGGATTTATAAATCTCCCTACTTTTGTAAGTATACCTCTGCAAAGAAAAACAAACTTTAAAAAAGAAGATGCAGCAGCCATAATGAATCATGTTTTTGATCCAGGAGTTTTAGCAGTTAAAGCAGACAGTAAGTGGCAAACTTTGGAAGATTTTATAGAGGACGCTAAAGCTAATCCAGATACATTAACAGTTTCAAATAACGGTACTGGAGCATCTAATCACATAGGGGCAGCTCATTTTGCATATGAGGCTGGAGTAAAAATAACTCATGTTCCTTTTGGAGGAAGTACAGATATGATTGCAGCTCTTCGTGGAAATCATGTAGATGCAACAGTGGCAAAAATCAGTGAAGTTGGAAATTTAGTTAAAAATAATGAATTACGTATTTTAGCTACATTTACTGAAAAGAGATTGGAGAATTTTTCTGATATACCTACTTTAAAGGAAAAAGGATATAATGTTTTATTTGGTTCAGCTCGTGCTATAGTAGCTCCTAAAGGAACTCCAGATGAAATAATAAAAGTATTACATGATACATTTAAAACAGCTTTAGAAGCACCAGAAAATATAGAGAAATCTAATAATTCAAATCTTCCTTTACAATACATGTCACCTGAAGAACTTACAAATTATATAGATGAACAAGAATTATACATAAAGGAAATTGTACCTAAATTAGGAATATAG
- a CDS encoding response regulator transcription factor has protein sequence MGKKILIIDDEIHILELLKLNLEIYGYEVFTLDTGKEAMSLIEEINPDIILLDLMLPGMNGINICKRIRNNSSLNKIRILIISAKSEEIDKIVCLEIGADDYITKPFSLREIVARINAFSRRIETDLSTIYSDSSLDKENYMYYKDLKIDLIKNIIYKNNIPLNLTIREFKLFIFLFKNKGKVISREKIFESVWNYENDNQTRSLDVHIRKLRQKLGDESNSYIETIRGIGYKIPDNI, from the coding sequence ATGGGGAAAAAAATCTTAATTATAGATGATGAAATACACATCTTAGAGTTATTAAAGTTAAATTTAGAAATTTACGGATACGAAGTCTTTACACTTGATACTGGAAAAGAAGCAATGTCTTTGATAGAAGAAATAAATCCTGATATTATTCTCTTAGATTTAATGCTACCTGGAATGAATGGAATTAATATTTGTAAACGAATCCGAAATAATTCCTCTTTGAACAAAATAAGAATATTAATAATCAGTGCAAAATCTGAAGAAATAGATAAAATAGTCTGCCTTGAAATTGGAGCAGATGACTATATCACAAAACCTTTTAGTCTAAGAGAAATAGTTGCACGTATAAATGCCTTTTCCAGAAGAATAGAAACTGATTTATCAACTATTTACAGTGATTCTTCTTTGGATAAAGAAAATTATATGTATTATAAAGATTTAAAAATAGATTTGATAAAAAATATAATTTATAAAAACAATATTCCATTAAACCTTACTATCAGAGAATTTAAGCTTTTTATCTTTCTTTTTAAGAACAAAGGAAAAGTTATATCTAGAGAAAAAATATTTGAATCAGTATGGAATTATGAAAATGACAATCAAACTCGTTCTTTAGATGTTCATATAAGAAAATTAAGACAAAAATTGGGAGATGAAAGTAATTCATACATAGAAACAATTCGTGGAATAGGATATAAAATTCCTGACAATATATAA
- a CDS encoding SLC13 family permease → MSAKSVKRYSYIFIALILILFVKYLPLPAGMNSLGMNVIGIFLGSLLLWLTVAIDWPSLLCITAIGLIPEIGFKNVFLSSFGNETFAFLMCTFLCTHVLAETPFLKRCAVSFITGPIAKKGPWLFVMSFISAIIFIGCFVSPSVLFVIFLPILEKINEILGIKKGDKIGKMLMISLAFCVSIAAGMTPIAHVFSIMAMGFYTTATGLTIGYAEYMAFAVPVGIICTVFLILIFRFILNPDMTKIKNIDVSALKNEIKPMEKKEKIVLSIFCIIVALWVLPSILKPYFPIICKKISSMGTAMPPMLGVICYSIISFDEKPVLNFAEGMRKGVQWSSIIMAAGTLALGSAMTNQHVGLAHYLVETLNPILKEISPMLLVLVFTLWACIQTNFSSNMVTVTVVTTVAIPLVQATNGTVSAPAIVSIIGMMSAFAFATPPAMPHIAIAIGSEWVESSDMFKYGFIFMLIAVIVTIFIGYPIASALM, encoded by the coding sequence ATGTCTGCTAAAAGTGTAAAAAGATATTCATATATCTTTATTGCATTAATTTTAATTTTATTTGTAAAATACCTTCCACTTCCTGCTGGAATGAACTCATTAGGAATGAATGTAATTGGTATATTCTTAGGCAGTCTATTATTATGGCTTACTGTCGCTATTGACTGGCCTAGTTTGTTATGTATAACTGCAATAGGACTAATTCCTGAGATTGGATTTAAAAATGTTTTTTTAAGTTCCTTTGGAAATGAAACTTTTGCTTTTTTAATGTGTACTTTTCTTTGTACTCATGTTTTGGCAGAAACTCCATTTTTAAAAAGATGTGCTGTTTCTTTTATAACAGGTCCTATAGCTAAAAAAGGTCCTTGGCTTTTTGTTATGTCTTTTATTTCAGCTATTATATTTATAGGCTGCTTTGTATCTCCATCTGTCCTATTTGTTATTTTCCTTCCAATATTAGAAAAAATCAATGAAATATTAGGAATAAAAAAGGGGGACAAAATAGGAAAAATGCTTATGATCAGTCTTGCTTTCTGTGTATCCATTGCTGCTGGAATGACTCCTATCGCCCATGTATTCAGTATTATGGCTATGGGATTTTATACAACTGCCACTGGTCTTACTATAGGATATGCTGAATATATGGCCTTTGCTGTTCCTGTGGGAATTATTTGTACAGTTTTTTTAATTCTTATATTCAGGTTTATACTTAATCCAGATATGACAAAAATTAAAAATATAGATGTATCTGCTTTAAAAAATGAAATAAAACCTATGGAGAAAAAAGAAAAAATTGTCCTTAGTATATTTTGCATAATAGTTGCTTTATGGGTGCTTCCTAGTATATTGAAGCCTTATTTTCCAATAATATGTAAAAAGATTTCCTCTATGGGAACTGCTATGCCTCCTATGCTTGGAGTTATATGCTATTCCATAATATCTTTTGATGAAAAACCTGTTTTAAACTTTGCTGAAGGAATGAGAAAAGGAGTTCAATGGTCAAGTATTATAATGGCTGCTGGGACTCTTGCATTAGGCAGTGCTATGACAAATCAACATGTAGGACTAGCTCACTATCTTGTAGAAACTCTAAATCCCATTTTAAAAGAAATAAGTCCTATGCTTCTTGTACTTGTATTCACATTGTGGGCTTGCATTCAGACAAACTTCTCATCTAATATGGTTACTGTTACAGTTGTTACCACTGTAGCCATTCCATTAGTACAAGCTACTAATGGAACAGTATCAGCTCCAGCAATAGTTTCCATTATTGGAATGATGTCAGCTTTTGCTTTTGCTACACCTCCAGCTATGCCGCATATAGCTATAGCCATTGGATCTGAATGGGTAGAATCTTCTGATATGTTTAAATATGGATTTATTTTTATGCTTATTGCTGTTATTGTTACTATCTTCATAGGTTATCCAATAGCTTCAGCTCTCATGTAG
- a CDS encoding MgtC/SapB family protein — protein sequence MDNFTMNLSVYEIGLRIGMSIVIGGMIGYERGHNNRPAGFRTHILVCLGAAVVSMVQDHLRINIVKFAMENGNVAQVIKTDLGRIGAQVVSGIGFLGAGTIMRDKGTIGGLTTAASIWVTGCIGLGVGWGFYNMSFLSGVAVLLVLITLKKVERRFIDDRTISKIEIEYDSEINNGMYYSNTNEIFKEFSIRVRSMKKDPNENRILYTLVIPRQYSILDLTSEFSKNKEVTSIKIIK from the coding sequence ATGGATAATTTTACCATGAACCTTAGTGTATATGAAATAGGTTTAAGAATAGGGATGTCTATAGTTATTGGTGGAATGATAGGATACGAGAGAGGTCATAATAATAGACCTGCTGGGTTTAGGACTCATATTCTTGTATGTTTAGGAGCAGCAGTAGTTTCTATGGTACAAGACCATTTAAGAATAAATATAGTCAAATTTGCTATGGAAAATGGAAATGTAGCTCAGGTTATAAAAACTGATCTAGGAAGAATTGGTGCTCAGGTAGTTAGCGGAATAGGATTTTTAGGAGCAGGAACTATAATGAGAGATAAAGGAACTATTGGCGGTTTAACAACAGCAGCTTCTATATGGGTGACAGGATGTATAGGTCTTGGAGTAGGATGGGGATTCTATAACATGTCTTTTCTTTCAGGAGTGGCAGTTCTTTTAGTTCTTATAACACTAAAAAAAGTAGAAAGAAGATTTATAGATGATAGAACAATTTCAAAAATAGAGATAGAATATGATTCAGAAATTAATAATGGAATGTATTATTCCAATACTAATGAGATATTTAAAGAATTTAGTATAAGAGTAAGAAGTATGAAAAAAGATCCCAATGAAAATAGAATATTATACACACTTGTTATTCCAAGACAATATAGTATTTTAGACCTTACATCTGAATTTTCTAAAAATAAGGAAGTAACATCAATTAAGATAATTAAATAA
- a CDS encoding MgtC/SapB family protein, whose amino-acid sequence MVEFTLDLNIKDIALRIFMAVIIGGVIGYERGYNNRPAGFRTHILVCLGAALVTLTQDQLRINIVKFAMETPIVTQVLKTDLGRMGAQVVSGIGFLGAGTIMREKKTIGGLTTAASIWATGCIGLGIGWGFHNIAIPAGIAVIIVLVTLKKLEVSLIEKKFIEKIEIIYNDERNMGLNLQETYEVFKNYNIKIKNLKKELKEKKILFTLIIPKHFTLLDLTSELSTLKSISEIRDF is encoded by the coding sequence TTGGTTGAATTTACATTAGATCTCAATATAAAAGATATAGCTTTAAGAATTTTCATGGCAGTAATTATTGGAGGAGTAATTGGATATGAAAGAGGATATAATAATAGACCAGCAGGATTTAGAACACATATATTGGTTTGCTTGGGAGCAGCATTAGTTACTTTAACTCAGGACCAACTTAGAATCAATATAGTAAAATTTGCTATGGAAACTCCAATAGTAACACAAGTTTTAAAAACAGATTTGGGAAGAATGGGAGCTCAAGTAGTAAGCGGAATAGGATTTTTAGGTGCAGGAACTATAATGAGAGAGAAGAAAACAATAGGTGGACTTACTACAGCAGCATCAATATGGGCTACAGGATGTATAGGATTAGGCATAGGATGGGGATTTCATAATATAGCAATACCTGCAGGAATAGCAGTTATTATTGTTCTTGTTACTTTAAAAAAATTGGAAGTTTCATTAATTGAAAAGAAGTTTATAGAGAAGATAGAAATCATTTACAATGATGAAAGAAACATGGGGCTTAATTTACAGGAAACATATGAAGTTTTTAAGAATTATAATATTAAAATAAAAAATTTGAAAAAAGAATTAAAAGAAAAAAAAATATTATTCACTCTTATCATACCAAAACATTTTACACTTTTAGATTTAACATCTGAACTATCAACCTTAAAAAGTATCTCTGAAATAAGAGACTTTTAA
- a CDS encoding 2-hydroxycarboxylate transporter family protein — protein MEKKFKLAGLEMKYFIPIVIVLIAATALGKLPKGMLGAFPVMIIIGAILDYIGNKTPIVKDYLGGGPIVIIFASAALVYYNIIPDNEIKIIKDFMTTQSFLDFYIAALIVGSIMGMNRKLLIKAAMGYLPVIIGGVAVSILLTGVIGYISGYGFVNAVFYIAIPIMGGGMGAGAVPLSQIFGQALNKQPTELLAVMVPAVALGNALAIVSAGLLDKLGKRFPSLTGNGKLLKSQDAGMTEERKHTPLQYEELGMGLLIATSFFIFGNTLSKFIPIHAYALMIISVAIAKILGLVSDYYEECCAKWFNFIMKNFTSALLVGIGVAYTSLKEVIEAFSPIYLLLVAATVIGAIIGTAVVGHLIGFYVIEGSITAGLCMANMGGTGDVAVMSAAHRMELMPFSQISSRIGGAFMLLLTSLLINIFV, from the coding sequence ATGGAAAAAAAGTTTAAACTTGCAGGCTTGGAAATGAAATATTTTATTCCAATTGTTATAGTACTTATAGCAGCAACAGCATTAGGAAAGCTTCCAAAAGGAATGCTTGGAGCTTTTCCTGTTATGATAATCATAGGGGCTATTTTAGATTATATTGGTAATAAAACTCCAATAGTAAAAGATTATCTTGGAGGAGGACCAATAGTTATAATATTTGCTTCAGCAGCATTAGTTTATTACAATATTATCCCAGATAATGAAATAAAAATAATTAAAGATTTTATGACAACACAAAGTTTTCTTGATTTTTATATTGCTGCATTAATAGTAGGTAGTATTATGGGAATGAATAGAAAACTTTTAATAAAAGCAGCAATGGGATATCTTCCAGTTATTATTGGTGGAGTAGCTGTTTCAATACTTCTTACTGGAGTGATAGGATATATTTCAGGATATGGCTTTGTTAATGCTGTGTTTTATATTGCTATTCCTATAATGGGTGGAGGAATGGGAGCTGGAGCAGTACCATTATCACAAATTTTTGGACAAGCTCTCAATAAACAACCAACAGAATTATTAGCAGTTATGGTTCCAGCAGTAGCATTAGGTAATGCTTTAGCAATAGTATCAGCAGGGTTATTGGATAAGTTGGGAAAGAGGTTTCCAAGTCTTACAGGAAATGGAAAACTTTTGAAATCTCAAGATGCTGGAATGACTGAAGAAAGAAAACATACTCCACTTCAATATGAAGAGCTAGGAATGGGGCTTCTTATAGCTACATCATTTTTTATTTTTGGAAATACTTTAAGTAAGTTTATACCTATTCATGCTTATGCATTGATGATAATATCAGTGGCAATTGCAAAAATACTAGGTTTGGTAAGTGATTATTATGAAGAATGCTGTGCTAAGTGGTTTAATTTTATAATGAAAAATTTTACATCAGCACTTTTGGTTGGAATAGGAGTAGCTTATACAAGTTTAAAAGAAGTGATAGAAGCTTTTAGTCCTATATATCTTTTATTAGTTGCAGCAACAGTTATAGGTGCTATTATAGGGACAGCTGTTGTTGGGCATTTGATAGGATTTTATGTAATAGAAGGCTCTATAACTGCAGGATTATGTATGGCAAATATGGGAGGAACAGGAGATGTAGCAGTAATGTCAGCAGCTCACAGAATGGAACTTATGCCTTTTTCTCAAATTTCATCAAGAATAGGTGGAGCTTTTATGCTTTTACTTACATCACTTCTAATAAATATATTTGTTTGA
- a CDS encoding LemA family protein: MIIFIVVIVLLILLAVSYQNKFVKLHERVKNSWSQIDVQLQKRVDLIPNLVETVKGYATHEKETLDAVISARTRYTTASTIDEKMKANGELSGVLSRLMMVSESYPDLKANTNFMDLQKQLKDIEDKIGYARQFYNDTVTLYNQSIKMIPASIFAGIFKFTEEPLFKADEGAKEVPKVKF, from the coding sequence ATGATAATTTTTATAGTTGTTATTGTTTTATTAATTCTTTTGGCTGTATCATATCAAAATAAATTTGTCAAACTTCATGAAAGAGTTAAAAATTCTTGGAGTCAAATAGATGTTCAACTTCAAAAAAGAGTAGACTTGATACCTAACTTAGTGGAGACAGTAAAAGGGTATGCCACACATGAAAAAGAAACACTGGATGCTGTAATTTCAGCAAGAACACGTTACACTACTGCTTCTACAATAGATGAGAAAATGAAAGCAAATGGAGAATTAAGTGGAGTTTTAAGCAGATTAATGATGGTATCAGAAAGTTATCCTGATCTTAAAGCAAATACAAATTTTATGGACTTACAAAAGCAATTAAAAGACATAGAGGATAAGATTGGATATGCTCGACAATTTTATAATGATACAGTTACTTTGTATAACCAAAGTATAAAAATGATACCTGCAAGTATTTTTGCAGGAATATTTAAATTTACAGAAGAACCTCTGTTTAAGGCAGATGAAGGAGCAAAAGAAGTACCTAAAGTTAAATTTTAA
- a CDS encoding tripartite tricarboxylate transporter permease, with protein MSDILYGFMTALSPINLIAACVSVAIGITIGALPGLSAAMGVALLIPITFGMPASTGLIVLAGVYCGAIFGGSISAILIRTPGTPAAAATAIDGYELTMQGKAGKALGTAVIASFIGGILSSISLYLFAPTLATLALKFGPAEYFWLSIFGLTIIAGASTKSITKGLISGGLGLMISTIGMDPMLGNPRFTFGIPSLLSGVPFTASLIGLFSMSQVLMLAEKKIKASGKMIDFDDRVLLSRAELKQIFPTTLRSTVIGNLIGILPGAGASIASFLGYNEAKRFSKHKEEFGHGSIEGIAGAEAANNAVTGGSLIPTFTLGIPGESVTAVLLGGLLIQGLQPGPDLFTIHGKITYTFFAGFIVVNIFMLLLGLTGSKIFAKISRVPDNYLIPLIFSLSVIGSYAINNQMTDVAIMFVFGIIGYLVNKFQLNSASIVLALILGPIGEAGLRRSIILNHGNINILFKSSVSKVLIIFTILSLFSPIVMAKLQKEK; from the coding sequence ATGTCAGATATATTATATGGATTTATGACAGCACTCAGCCCAATAAACTTAATAGCGGCATGTGTAAGTGTAGCTATTGGAATAACAATAGGAGCTCTTCCTGGTCTATCTGCTGCAATGGGGGTAGCACTTCTTATTCCAATAACATTTGGAATGCCTGCTTCAACAGGATTGATAGTATTGGCAGGGGTTTATTGTGGAGCTATTTTTGGAGGGTCAATATCAGCTATACTTATTCGCACCCCAGGAACGCCAGCAGCAGCAGCAACTGCAATTGATGGATATGAACTTACAATGCAAGGAAAAGCAGGAAAAGCATTAGGAACAGCTGTAATAGCTTCTTTTATAGGTGGAATATTAAGTTCAATTTCTTTATATTTATTCGCTCCAACATTAGCAACTCTTGCATTAAAGTTTGGCCCAGCTGAATATTTTTGGTTATCAATATTTGGTTTGACAATAATAGCAGGAGCAAGTACAAAGTCAATAACAAAAGGACTTATTTCAGGTGGACTAGGATTGATGATATCTACAATAGGAATGGACCCAATGCTTGGAAATCCAAGATTCACTTTTGGAATACCAAGTCTTCTTTCAGGAGTACCATTTACAGCTTCATTGATTGGATTATTTTCTATGTCACAAGTATTGATGCTAGCTGAAAAGAAAATAAAAGCTTCTGGAAAAATGATAGATTTTGATGATAGAGTTCTTTTAAGCAGGGCAGAATTAAAACAGATATTTCCTACAACTCTTAGATCAACTGTAATAGGAAATCTTATAGGAATACTTCCAGGAGCAGGAGCAAGTATAGCATCATTTTTAGGATATAATGAGGCTAAAAGATTTTCAAAGCATAAAGAAGAATTTGGTCATGGGAGTATAGAAGGAATAGCTGGGGCAGAAGCAGCCAATAATGCTGTAACAGGAGGATCATTAATTCCAACATTCACATTGGGAATACCAGGTGAAAGTGTAACTGCTGTTCTTTTAGGAGGATTGTTAATACAAGGATTACAACCAGGACCTGATTTATTTACTATTCACGGAAAAATAACTTATACTTTTTTTGCTGGTTTTATAGTGGTTAATATATTTATGTTGTTATTAGGATTGACTGGTTCAAAAATATTTGCCAAAATATCAAGAGTTCCTGATAATTACCTTATTCCACTAATTTTTTCATTAAGTGTAATTGGGTCATATGCTATAAATAATCAGATGACTGATGTGGCAATTATGTTTGTATTTGGAATAATAGGATATCTTGTTAATAAATTTCAATTAAATTCAGCCTCTATAGTTTTGGCGTTGATATTAGGACCAATAGGAGAAGCTGGGTTAAGAAGATCTATAATATTAAATCATGGTAATATAAATATACTTTTTAAAAGTTCAGTATCAAAAGTTTTAATAATATTTACAATACTATCTTTATTTTCACCAATAGTAATGGCAAAATTACAAAAAGAAAAGTAA
- a CDS encoding ATP-binding protein, translating into MKRKFLLICFSLILTSTLIVGLIFNKMIKDNYIQSIFLNGISNSKLISVFLSENKNAHLYLYKLSQSFSKKTDFRVTFINENGIPIADSNDNSVIFTSFENVFEFQRAKRGITSYRVIKNNPKKIKTIEIFTGAIFLNDKPIIIMLSKDLILFDDFKKETILIISLGVTFSGILSIILSIYFINKATKPIDLLIKAAKDTAKGNFSNSIIINSHDEIEELAENFNYMNFKINTLLKDIQKKADNLQAIIDNLHEGIIVIDYFGKIILINNIAIKEFQLQKKYLNIFSYPELNFFNEYLKKSLANKKPFKNKISKDKNIYQIKTNFMKDGSEQVIIIIQNITKLELVEELRKEFVSNASHELKTPITIISGFIETIKLGHFKDRVQLEYFIDIIDRETQRLNHLINDLLKLSHIENSSRSSKNIYTISLTNTFNTIISLYKNIAIKKNIIINTDIENINIVSYISEEWLRTVIGNLIDNAIKYSDSSKSININAFIKNLKLIVSIEDFGYGIEKNELKKIFHRFYRVDKSRNSKIEGTGLGLSIVKNMILNMKGKIKVKSEVNKGSTFIITLNIFKTE; encoded by the coding sequence ATGAAAAGAAAATTTCTTCTTATATGTTTTTCATTAATATTAACCAGTACTTTAATTGTTGGACTTATCTTTAATAAAATGATTAAAGATAACTATATCCAATCTATTTTTTTAAATGGAATATCTAATAGTAAATTGATTAGTGTTTTTTTATCTGAAAATAAAAATGCTCACTTGTATCTCTATAAGCTTTCTCAATCTTTTTCAAAAAAGACTGATTTTAGAGTAACTTTCATTAATGAAAATGGTATTCCTATTGCTGATTCTAATGATAATAGTGTAATTTTTACCTCTTTTGAAAATGTTTTTGAATTCCAAAGAGCTAAAAGAGGAATTACTTCTTACAGAGTAATAAAAAATAATCCAAAAAAAATTAAAACTATTGAAATTTTTACTGGAGCAATTTTTCTTAATGATAAACCTATAATTATTATGCTGTCTAAAGATTTGATACTTTTTGATGATTTTAAAAAAGAAACTATTCTTATCATATCATTAGGAGTAACTTTTTCTGGAATATTATCTATTATTTTATCGATTTACTTTATCAATAAAGCAACTAAACCAATTGATCTTCTAATTAAAGCTGCTAAAGATACTGCAAAAGGAAACTTCAGTAATTCTATTATTATAAACTCCCATGATGAAATTGAAGAACTAGCTGAAAATTTTAACTATATGAATTTCAAAATAAATACACTATTAAAAGATATACAAAAAAAGGCAGATAACCTTCAAGCTATTATTGATAATCTACATGAAGGAATTATTGTAATTGACTATTTTGGAAAAATTATTTTAATAAATAATATTGCAATTAAAGAATTTCAACTTCAAAAAAAATATTTAAATATTTTTTCATATCCTGAATTAAATTTTTTTAATGAATATCTAAAGAAATCTCTTGCTAATAAAAAACCTTTTAAAAATAAAATCAGTAAAGATAAAAATATTTATCAGATAAAAACAAACTTTATGAAAGATGGAAGTGAACAAGTTATTATTATAATTCAAAATATTACAAAGCTTGAACTAGTAGAAGAGCTTCGCAAAGAATTTGTATCAAATGCCTCCCATGAATTAAAAACCCCAATTACTATTATAAGTGGATTTATTGAAACTATAAAACTGGGACATTTTAAAGATAGAGTGCAGTTAGAATATTTTATAGATATTATAGATAGAGAAACTCAAAGATTAAATCACTTAATAAATGATTTATTGAAACTTTCACATATAGAAAATTCTTCTAGATCTTCCAAAAATATATATACAATTTCTTTAACAAATACTTTCAATACAATTATCTCTCTTTATAAAAACATAGCTATAAAAAAGAATATAATTATAAATACAGATATTGAAAATATAAATATTGTATCCTATATTTCAGAAGAATGGCTAAGAACAGTGATTGGGAATTTAATTGACAATGCTATCAAATATAGCGATTCTTCAAAATCTATAAATATTAATGCCTTTATTAAAAATTTAAAATTAATTGTATCTATTGAGGATTTTGGATATGGAATTGAAAAAAATGAACTTAAAAAAATATTTCATAGATTCTATCGAGTTGATAAATCACGAAATAGTAAAATAGAAGGAACTGGTCTTGGTCTTTCAATTGTTAAAAATATGATTTTGAATATGAAGGGAAAAATTAAAGTTAAAAGTGAAGTTAATAAAGGTAGTACTTTTATTATAACTTTAAATATTTTTAAAACTGAATAA